A single region of the Paraburkholderia sprentiae WSM5005 genome encodes:
- a CDS encoding chemotaxis protein: MADDHRANHERSTERSNLTSSNKFELLLYRLGCVPGSDAHELYGINVFKVREISTMPTVTPIAGSSPYVMGAVDIRGQIIPVIDLPRLMGCEPTRGLNILLVTEFARSTQAFAVEEVDDIVRLEWNQVLSADGSAGGKLVTSIARIDGNTGDSRLAQVIDVEQVLRDVFPSQHPSVDPASVGEALGIRHGAKILAADDSGFARKLIEQALAAIGADYIMTKTGEEAWQTLQQVARDAQRNGTRAKDSIALVLTDLEMPEMDGFMLTRQIKADERTRDIPVIIHSSLTGAANEAHVKNAGANGYVAKFAASELADAIRDALGAAPANAAVA; encoded by the coding sequence ATGGCAGACGACCACCGTGCCAACCACGAGCGCAGCACCGAACGAAGCAACCTCACGAGCTCCAACAAGTTCGAGCTGCTGCTCTACCGCCTCGGCTGCGTGCCGGGCAGCGACGCGCACGAGCTGTATGGGATCAACGTGTTCAAGGTGCGCGAAATCTCGACGATGCCGACCGTCACGCCGATCGCCGGATCGTCGCCGTACGTGATGGGCGCGGTCGACATTCGCGGGCAGATCATTCCCGTGATCGATCTGCCGCGACTGATGGGCTGCGAGCCGACGCGCGGGCTGAACATCCTGCTCGTCACCGAGTTCGCGCGTTCGACGCAGGCCTTCGCGGTCGAGGAAGTCGACGACATCGTGCGGCTCGAATGGAACCAGGTGCTGTCGGCCGATGGCTCGGCGGGGGGCAAGCTCGTCACCAGCATCGCGCGCATCGACGGCAATACCGGCGACTCGCGGCTCGCGCAGGTGATCGACGTCGAGCAGGTGCTGCGCGACGTGTTCCCGTCGCAGCATCCGAGCGTCGATCCGGCCTCGGTCGGCGAAGCGCTCGGCATCCGCCACGGCGCGAAGATTCTCGCCGCCGACGACTCGGGCTTCGCGCGCAAGCTGATCGAGCAGGCGCTCGCCGCGATCGGCGCCGACTACATCATGACCAAAACCGGTGAAGAAGCGTGGCAAACGCTCCAGCAGGTCGCGCGCGACGCGCAGCGAAACGGCACGCGGGCGAAAGACAGCATCGCGCTGGTACTGACCGATCTCGAGATGCCGGAAATGGACGGCTTCATGCTGACGCGCCAGATCAAGGCCGACGAACGGACGCGCGACATTCCGGTGATCATTCATTCGTCGCTGACGGGCGCGGCGAATGAGGCGCATGTGAAGAACGCGGGCGCGAACGGCTATGTCGCGAAGTTCGCGGCGAGCGAGCTCGCCGATGCGATCCGTGATGCGCTGGGCGCTGCGCCGGCGAACGCGGCGGTGGCTTGA
- a CDS encoding aldo/keto reductase has translation MEYRHLGASGFKVPVLSFGTGTFGGKGEFFQAWGATDVAEARRLIDICFDAGVTMFDTADIYSKGASESVLGEALKGKRDKAIVSTKATFRFDDDPNGVGSSRFHLIKAVDSALKRLQTDYIDLFQLHGFDAKTPIPEVLSTLDDLVRAGKVRYIGVSNFSGWHLMKSLDLADRYGYPRYVANQTYYSLVGRDYEWELMPLGVDQGVGAVVWSPLGWGRLTGKLKRGQPLPQTSRLHKTADMGPPVPEDYLFRVLDALDEVAAETGKTVPQIALNWLLQRPTVATVLIGARNEEQLRQNLGAVGWNLTPEQVAKLDAASAVRPAYPYWHQEGFAERNPKAV, from the coding sequence ATGGAATACAGACATCTGGGTGCATCGGGATTCAAGGTGCCGGTGCTGAGTTTCGGCACCGGTACGTTCGGCGGCAAGGGCGAATTTTTCCAGGCGTGGGGCGCGACCGACGTCGCCGAAGCGCGGCGTCTGATCGACATCTGCTTCGACGCGGGCGTCACGATGTTCGACACCGCCGACATCTATTCGAAGGGCGCGTCCGAGTCGGTGCTCGGCGAAGCGCTGAAGGGCAAGCGCGACAAGGCGATTGTGTCGACCAAGGCGACGTTTCGTTTCGACGACGATCCGAACGGCGTCGGCTCGTCGCGCTTCCATCTGATCAAGGCGGTCGATTCGGCGCTCAAGCGGCTGCAGACCGATTACATCGACCTGTTCCAGCTGCATGGTTTCGACGCCAAAACACCGATCCCCGAAGTGCTGTCCACGCTCGACGACCTCGTGCGCGCGGGCAAGGTCCGCTATATCGGCGTGTCGAATTTCTCCGGCTGGCATCTGATGAAGTCGCTCGATCTCGCCGACCGTTACGGCTATCCGCGCTATGTCGCGAATCAGACCTACTACTCGCTGGTCGGGCGCGACTACGAGTGGGAACTGATGCCGCTCGGTGTCGACCAGGGCGTCGGTGCGGTGGTGTGGAGTCCGCTCGGCTGGGGGCGATTGACCGGCAAGCTCAAGCGCGGCCAGCCGCTACCGCAGACGAGCCGTCTGCACAAGACCGCCGACATGGGCCCGCCGGTGCCGGAAGACTATCTTTTCCGCGTGCTGGACGCGCTCGACGAAGTCGCCGCCGAAACCGGCAAGACCGTGCCGCAGATCGCGCTGAACTGGCTGCTGCAACGGCCGACCGTCGCGACGGTGCTGATCGGCGCGCGCAACGAGGAGCAACTGCGGCAGAACCTCGGCGCGGTCGGCTGGAATCTGACGCCCGAGCAGGTCGCGAAGCTCGACGCGGCGAGCGCCGTGCGTCCCGCGTATCCGTATTGGCATCAGGAAGGCTTCGCGGAACGCAATCCGAAGGCGGTTTGA
- a CDS encoding LysR family transcriptional regulator → MDRFEEMRVFVRIAERQSFTRAADDLQIPRATVTNLMKRLEQRLGARLLERTTRTVRLTPDGDAHYQRCVRLIADMEEAEGAFSNLAPKGLLRVNVQGTLARHFVVPALPAFLARFPDIELMIGEDDRFVDLVREGIDCVLRAGVLQDSSMVGRRVAQLRQVTVASPAYLAAHGEPADPGALSTHRAVNYVSSATGKPVPLEFRVDGRDTAIVLPSAVSVSGADLYTGAAVAGLGIVQVPRYRVDGELAAGRLRIILADYPPPPLPVSVLYPQNRQLSSRVRVFAQWLREIFEAVS, encoded by the coding sequence ATGGACCGTTTCGAAGAAATGCGCGTGTTCGTGCGGATCGCTGAGCGGCAGAGCTTCACGCGCGCCGCCGACGATCTGCAGATCCCGCGCGCAACCGTCACCAACCTGATGAAACGCCTGGAGCAGCGGCTCGGCGCGCGGCTGCTCGAACGCACGACGCGCACCGTGCGGCTCACTCCCGACGGCGACGCGCACTACCAGCGCTGCGTGCGCTTGATCGCGGACATGGAGGAGGCCGAGGGGGCGTTTTCCAATCTCGCGCCGAAGGGACTCCTGCGCGTGAACGTGCAGGGCACGCTCGCGCGGCACTTCGTGGTGCCGGCGCTGCCCGCGTTCCTCGCGCGCTTTCCTGACATCGAGCTGATGATCGGCGAGGACGACCGGTTCGTCGACCTGGTGCGCGAGGGCATCGATTGCGTGCTGCGCGCGGGCGTGCTGCAGGACTCGTCGATGGTCGGGCGGCGCGTCGCGCAGCTGCGGCAGGTCACGGTCGCGAGTCCCGCGTACCTGGCCGCGCATGGCGAGCCGGCCGATCCCGGCGCGCTGTCGACGCATCGCGCGGTCAACTACGTGTCGAGCGCGACCGGCAAGCCGGTGCCGCTCGAATTTCGCGTCGATGGGCGCGATACCGCGATCGTGCTGCCGTCGGCGGTGTCGGTCAGCGGCGCCGACCTGTACACGGGCGCGGCTGTCGCCGGGCTCGGCATCGTGCAGGTGCCGCGCTACCGTGTCGATGGCGAGCTGGCGGCGGGGCGGCTGCGGATCATCCTCGCGGACTATCCGCCGCCGCCGCTGCCGGTGTCGGTCCTGTATCCGCAGAACCGGCAGTTGTCGTCGCGGGTGCGGGTGTTCGCGCAATGGCTGCGGGAGATTTTCGAGGCGGTGAGCTGA
- a CDS encoding DUF4142 domain-containing protein, translated as MNRLPSVLFARIAAAACCGGLLTLASVASAQGAAPADPARLHAADQTFIADGTQAVATQRDAARIATARSADRDVKAFAERVSSDDAKITDALRAASPRGVDVPKNDPDAAVLASINNLRGAEFDKKYIEQVALAGEQRALSAFQAEIASGRDEQLKAAAKQALPTIQQHYAMAQDLAKRKHLSVAAQ; from the coding sequence ATGAACCGCCTGCCTTCCGTCCTGTTCGCCCGCATTGCCGCCGCCGCATGCTGCGGCGGTCTTCTGACGCTCGCCTCGGTGGCCAGCGCGCAGGGCGCCGCGCCCGCGGACCCGGCCCGCCTGCATGCCGCAGACCAGACCTTCATCGCGGACGGCACGCAAGCCGTCGCGACGCAGCGTGATGCCGCGCGTATCGCCACCGCGCGCTCGGCCGACCGCGACGTGAAGGCCTTTGCCGAGCGCGTGTCGAGCGACGACGCGAAGATCACCGACGCATTGCGCGCGGCGAGTCCTCGCGGTGTGGACGTGCCGAAGAACGATCCCGACGCGGCGGTGCTCGCGAGCATCAACAACCTGCGCGGCGCGGAGTTCGACAAGAAGTACATCGAGCAGGTCGCGCTCGCGGGTGAACAGAGGGCGCTGTCCGCGTTCCAGGCGGAAATCGCGTCGGGCCGCGACGAGCAGTTGAAGGCCGCCGCGAAACAGGCGCTGCCGACCATCCAGCAGCACTATGCGATGGCGCAGGATCTCGCGAAGCGCAAGCATCTGTCCGTGGCCGCGCAGTAA
- a CDS encoding tetratricopeptide repeat protein, protein MSKPASLPQQLDHLLRQAVALQRNGALVEAEELYREILELKPKHGDALRWLGELALQTGRLQEGVDLLKKALALNARQPAVHSNLAYALNALQRHDEALACAERALAMQPEFADALNHRGNASAALNRPLDALASYERALSLVPEFAQAWNNRACVLRDLGRYADALGSCDRALALQPDYPEAWSNRGNVLGDLNQPHEAQRCYQRALELAPAFVDAWNNLGLAQTDLNQREQALSSYQRALALNPASVEAHWNQALCLLQMGRFDTGWREYEWRWQRNRIKSGKRAFAQPLWLGDFPLDGKTILLHAEQGLGDTLQFCRYATLVAKLGARVVLEVPGTLLRLLSTLDGVDQLVEAGQPLPPFDCHCPLLSLPLAFGTNEASIPAATPYLFAQTAAVSEWRQRIEPDTSANASAHASAIRPLKVGLVWAGENRAQVAELRKIDARRSLAFEQLAPLLDVPNVRFFSVQKGAAAPQLADSAHRERVADHTDLLHDFADTAALVASLDLVISVDTSTAHLAGALGKPVWILNRFDTCWRWLLERSDTPWYPCARLFRQPALGDWRSAIEAVRDALAELSASRS, encoded by the coding sequence ATGAGCAAGCCCGCCAGTCTGCCGCAACAGTTGGACCATCTGCTTCGACAAGCCGTCGCGCTTCAGAGGAACGGCGCGCTCGTCGAAGCGGAGGAGCTGTATCGCGAGATACTCGAACTGAAGCCGAAGCATGGCGACGCGTTGCGCTGGCTCGGCGAACTCGCGCTGCAAACGGGCCGCTTGCAGGAAGGCGTGGATCTGCTGAAGAAGGCGCTCGCGCTCAACGCCAGGCAGCCCGCCGTGCATTCGAATCTCGCCTATGCGCTGAACGCGTTGCAGCGTCATGACGAAGCGCTCGCCTGCGCCGAGCGGGCGCTCGCGATGCAGCCGGAATTCGCCGATGCGTTGAATCATCGCGGCAACGCATCGGCCGCGCTGAACCGTCCTCTCGACGCGCTCGCGAGCTACGAGCGCGCGCTTTCGCTGGTGCCGGAGTTCGCGCAAGCGTGGAACAATCGCGCGTGCGTGCTGCGCGATCTCGGCCGTTATGCCGATGCGCTCGGCAGCTGCGACCGGGCGCTCGCGTTGCAACCTGACTACCCGGAGGCGTGGAGCAATCGCGGCAACGTGCTCGGCGATCTGAACCAGCCGCACGAAGCGCAGCGCTGCTATCAGCGCGCGCTGGAACTTGCGCCGGCTTTCGTCGATGCATGGAACAACCTCGGTCTCGCGCAGACCGATCTGAATCAGCGCGAGCAGGCGTTGTCGAGCTATCAGCGCGCGCTTGCGTTGAATCCGGCGTCGGTCGAGGCGCACTGGAACCAGGCGCTATGCCTGCTGCAGATGGGGCGCTTCGATACCGGCTGGCGCGAATACGAATGGCGCTGGCAGCGCAACCGCATCAAGTCCGGTAAACGTGCGTTCGCGCAGCCGCTGTGGCTCGGCGATTTTCCGCTCGACGGCAAAACGATCCTGCTGCATGCGGAGCAGGGCCTCGGCGACACGCTGCAGTTCTGCCGCTATGCGACGCTCGTGGCGAAGCTCGGCGCGAGAGTCGTGCTCGAAGTGCCGGGCACGTTGTTGCGCTTGCTGTCGACGCTCGATGGTGTCGATCAGTTGGTCGAAGCGGGGCAGCCGTTGCCGCCGTTCGATTGTCATTGTCCGCTGCTGAGCTTGCCGTTGGCGTTCGGCACGAACGAAGCGAGCATTCCGGCGGCCACGCCCTATCTCTTTGCGCAGACGGCGGCCGTGAGCGAATGGCGGCAGCGTATCGAACCCGACACCAGCGCTAACGCTAGCGCGCATGCCAGCGCAATCCGGCCACTGAAAGTCGGTCTCGTCTGGGCCGGTGAAAACCGCGCGCAGGTCGCAGAGCTGCGCAAGATCGACGCGCGTCGCTCGCTCGCGTTCGAGCAACTCGCGCCGCTCCTCGACGTGCCGAACGTACGCTTCTTCAGCGTGCAGAAGGGTGCGGCCGCCCCGCAGCTTGCCGACAGTGCGCACCGTGAGCGCGTCGCCGATCACACGGACCTGCTGCACGATTTCGCCGATACCGCCGCGCTCGTCGCCAGTCTCGATCTGGTGATTTCGGTCGATACGTCCACCGCGCATCTGGCCGGCGCGCTCGGCAAACCCGTCTGGATCCTGAACCGCTTCGACACCTGCTGGCGTTGGCTGCTCGAACGCAGCGACACGCCGTGGTATCCGTGCGCGCGGTTGTTCCGTCAGCCGGCGCTCGGCGATTGGCGCAGCGCGATCGAGGCCGTGCGCGATGCGCTTGCCGAGCTGAGCGCGTCGCGCTCGTGA
- a CDS encoding SDR family oxidoreductase — MNTNQAAKVAIVTGASRGIGTAVAQRLANDGYAVAVNYASSAAEADALVGAIREAGGKALAVQADVSKPDDVRRMFELTERELGTVDVLVNNAGVMKPTPLADTPDALYDQTFDINVRGTFNTLREAAARLNDGGRIVNFSTSVLAMNLPGYGIYTATKAAVEAFTRVFAKELRGRDITVNAVAPGPIATALFLDGKTDEQIETFAKMPPLQRLGEPEDVAGVVAFLVGPDAGWINGQVLRANGGLA, encoded by the coding sequence ATGAACACGAACCAAGCAGCGAAAGTCGCCATCGTGACGGGCGCATCGCGCGGCATCGGCACGGCCGTCGCACAGCGGCTCGCGAACGACGGCTACGCAGTCGCCGTCAACTACGCATCGAGCGCGGCCGAAGCCGACGCGCTCGTCGGCGCGATCCGCGAGGCCGGCGGCAAGGCGCTCGCGGTGCAAGCCGACGTGTCGAAGCCAGACGACGTGCGGCGCATGTTCGAGCTCACCGAACGCGAATTGGGCACGGTCGACGTGCTCGTCAACAACGCGGGCGTCATGAAGCCGACGCCGCTCGCCGACACGCCCGACGCGCTCTACGACCAAACGTTCGACATCAACGTGCGCGGCACCTTCAACACGCTGCGCGAAGCGGCCGCGCGCCTCAACGACGGCGGACGCATCGTCAATTTCTCGACCAGCGTGCTCGCGATGAACCTGCCCGGCTATGGCATCTACACCGCGACCAAGGCGGCCGTCGAAGCGTTCACGCGCGTGTTCGCGAAGGAGCTGCGCGGGCGCGACATCACGGTGAACGCGGTCGCGCCGGGACCGATCGCGACCGCGCTGTTCCTCGACGGCAAAACCGACGAGCAGATCGAGACGTTCGCGAAGATGCCGCCGCTGCAACGCCTCGGCGAGCCGGAAGACGTGGCCGGCGTGGTCGCGTTTCTGGTCGGCCCCGATGCGGGCTGGATCAATGGACAGGTGTTGCGGGCCAATGGCGGCCTCGCCTGA
- a CDS encoding MFS transporter — translation MPPVFTDPADSPNFSLPKHPPFQRFWCTRILSSLSFQMLAVAMGWHVYALTHSAFALGLVGLAQFLPMFLLTLVVGHVADRYDRRRIAAVCQSLESVAALLFAIGTFSGWISAPVIYVLAACVGAARAFESPAVSSLLPAVVPRGYLPKATAWATSANQTAQIAGPALGGLLYGIGPGAAYLACTLSFAAAATSVWRIPLQTKPASRAPVTLESIFSGIAFIRREPVILGALSLDLFAVLFGGATALLPIFARDVLHAGPIGLGLLRSGTAIGALAGTIWLAHFPLRNRPGAAMFGGVIAFGIATLVFGLSHQFLVSLLALMVLGASDTISVVVRLSLVQLRTPDDMLGRVNAVNSLFIGTSNQLGEFESGLTAGWWGAQPAVLVGGVATIAIALLWMRFFPELRHTRTLEREEALVASA, via the coding sequence ATGCCCCCAGTCTTCACCGATCCCGCCGATTCTCCAAATTTCAGCCTGCCGAAACACCCGCCGTTCCAGCGTTTCTGGTGCACCCGGATCCTGTCGTCGCTGTCGTTCCAGATGCTCGCGGTCGCGATGGGCTGGCATGTCTACGCGCTCACGCATAGCGCATTTGCACTTGGCCTCGTCGGCCTCGCGCAGTTCCTGCCGATGTTCCTGCTGACCCTCGTCGTCGGTCATGTCGCCGATCGTTACGATCGGCGCCGCATCGCCGCCGTCTGCCAGAGCCTCGAAAGCGTCGCTGCATTGCTGTTCGCGATCGGCACCTTCAGCGGCTGGATCAGCGCGCCGGTCATCTATGTGCTGGCTGCCTGCGTCGGCGCGGCGCGCGCATTCGAATCGCCGGCCGTATCGTCGCTGCTCCCGGCCGTGGTGCCGCGCGGCTATCTGCCGAAGGCGACCGCATGGGCCACCTCCGCCAATCAGACTGCGCAGATCGCCGGGCCCGCGCTCGGCGGTCTGCTGTATGGCATCGGTCCGGGCGCCGCGTATCTCGCGTGCACCCTGTCGTTCGCGGCTGCGGCGACGTCCGTGTGGCGCATCCCGCTGCAGACGAAGCCGGCGAGCCGCGCGCCTGTCACGCTCGAGTCGATCTTCTCGGGCATCGCGTTCATTCGTCGCGAGCCGGTGATTCTCGGCGCGCTGTCGCTCGATCTGTTCGCGGTGCTGTTCGGCGGCGCGACCGCGTTACTGCCGATCTTCGCGCGCGACGTGCTGCATGCGGGGCCGATCGGTCTCGGCTTATTGCGCTCGGGCACCGCGATCGGCGCGCTCGCGGGCACCATCTGGCTCGCCCATTTCCCGTTGCGCAACCGGCCCGGCGCGGCGATGTTCGGCGGCGTGATCGCGTTCGGCATCGCGACGCTCGTATTCGGGCTGTCGCATCAGTTCCTGGTGTCGCTGCTCGCGCTGATGGTGCTCGGTGCGTCGGACACGATCAGCGTGGTGGTGCGGCTGTCGCTGGTGCAACTGCGCACGCCCGATGACATGCTCGGCCGCGTCAACGCGGTCAACTCGTTGTTCATTGGGACCTCGAATCAATTGGGCGAGTTCGAATCGGGCCTGACCGCCGGATGGTGGGGCGCGCAGCCGGCGGTGCTGGTCGGCGGTGTCGCGACGATCGCGATCGCGCTGTTGTGGATGCGGTTCTTCCCCGAACTGCGGCACACGCGCACGCTCGAACGCGAAGAGGCGCTCGTGGCGAGCGCCTGA